A genomic region of Methanothermobacter sp. CaT2 contains the following coding sequences:
- a CDS encoding class III signal peptide-containing protein, with protein sequence MIIVFDECGQGAAEYILLFGGVIVIAIATLLIYTEYIKTTNPLNVAKDLNSVRESVNSG encoded by the coding sequence GTGATAATAGTTTTTGATGAATGCGGCCAGGGCGCCGCTGAGTATATACTTCTCTTTGGTGGTGTGATTGTTATTGCGATAGCAACCCTTCTGATCTACACAGAGTACATAAAAACAACAAATCCTCTTAATGTGGCCAAGGACCTCAACAGTGTCAGGGAAAGTGTAAACAGCGGATAA